A genome region from Pyrenophora tritici-repentis strain M4 chromosome 9, whole genome shotgun sequence includes the following:
- a CDS encoding Dimer-Tnp-hAT domain containing protein yields MRQTYRPLLYPNVNKETELVRVVIDSNWSFRTVERPSFHRFLRFLRPDTVIISRCKFKTIFKSQHEEAKRSILRDLGKSTKISIALDAWSAANHLCFLAVKGYYINKDWKLQEKLLDFLPMRGRHTGTSMADEVLHILLDTKTKTQLLAITCDNASNNSVLARTLQSKLQEVDIQWSARENTIPCLAHIINLVVQDIIQHLRLAATTELGARDTLQRRHIQDIETHISVPNSLRKIRAICIAIDVSPQRFERFIAVQQHLPPKGRLSVIRDVKTRWNSTYDMLERALKIQKYIDEWLKQEILLRPGSHLDSSLDNNQMAEIDFRDLKRLRLSSTEWHHLELVTEMLKRFKTATSFLSQNEKPQIQYIWLMYNRLFDFLDKMSEDLDEDEENQDDREWLDVVRAAADRGRLKLSKYYSKTDAERGFLFNCATILDPTQKLTAYEDDSWEPQYKHLYRGQFLAYLDRYDNTDGRGSTPGSSIVKRRSLGNEWFRKPAPPPTSALNSFSSQNSSLVESDKTTGPTRQEGESYLSTACVMTDDSFDILEWWKTNEPTYPRLSQVAKDILAIPIAQVGVERVFNVAKDVIGSRRHRLSARTIQQIMVLKDTISQEEEQGLDYLVAQLGEDGEPIDEVNDLFELPASLEHTFDIDEENQTTEEESEEEVQEERQLPPRKRQRPQRYRDN; encoded by the exons ATGAGGCAGACTTATCGGCCTCTACTCTATCCCAACGTCAACAAAGAAACA GAGCTTGTACGGGTAGTAATCGACAGCAACTGGTCATTCCGAACAGTTGAACGACCATCTTTCCATCGATTTCTTCGGTTCCTTCGACCAGATACTGTGATAATTAGTCGTTGTAAATTCAAGACGATATTCAAGAGTCAACATGAGGAAGCAAAAAGGTCTATCCTTCGAGATCTTGGAAAATCAACAAAGATCTCAATCGCCTTAGATGCCTGGTCTGCAGCTAATCACCTCTGCTTTCTTGCGGTAAAGGGTTACTACATTAACAAAGACTGGAAACTTCAGGAAAAGCTACTTGACTTTCTCCCTATGCGCGGCAGGCACACCGGTACTTCTATGGCAGACGAGGTACTGCATATTCTTCTGGATACAAAGACCAAAACCCAGCTTCTAGCTATTACTTGTGATAACGCTAGTAACAATAGCGTACTTGCTCGCACTCTCCAGTCTAAACTCCAAGAAGTCGACATTCAGTGGAGTGCCAGAGAAAACACTATCCCTTGCCTTGCCCATATTATCAACCTCGTTGTCCAGGATATTATCCAACACCTTCGGCTAGCAGCAACTACAGAGTTAGGAGCAAGGGATACCCTACAGAGACGTCATATACAGGACATTGAGACGCATATTTCAGTCCCAAATTCCCTTCGCAAG ATAAGGGCGATTTGTATCGCTATTGACGTATCACCTCAACGCTTTGAGCGGTTTATTGCGGTACAACAACATCTACCGCCAAAGGGGCGATTATCTGTTATCCGCGACGTGAAAACCCGATGGAACTCAACATACGACATGTTAGAGCGCGCGCTCAAAATCCAAAAATATATTGATGAATGGCTTAAACAAGAAATCTTGCTAAGGCCAGGTAGTCACCTGGATAGCTCTCTAGacaacaatcaaatggctGAGATTGATTTCCGGGATCTTAAACGCCTCCGCTTATCTTCGACTGAGTGGCATCATCTCGAACTCGTTACTGAGATGCTTAAACGGTTTAAAACAGCAACTAGCTTCCTCAGCCAGAACGAGAAGCCCCAGATTCAGTATATTTGGTTAATGTACAATCGACTGTTTGATTTCTTGGACAAAATGTCAGAGGACCTagatgaggatgaagaaAATCAAGATGATAGGGAATGGCTAGACGTAGTACGAGCTGCAGCTGACAGGGGTCGTCTAAAACTGAGCAAGTACTATTCGAAGACAGACGCAGAACGTGGGTTCTTGTTTAATTGTGCCACTATCCTTGATCCAACGCAGAAGCTTACAGCATATGAA GACGATTCATGGGAGCCACAGTACAAGCATCTCTACCGAGGCCAATTTCTTGCTTACCTTGATCGTTATGATAATACGGACGGGAGAGGTTCAACCCCAGGCTCTAGCATAGTCAAAAGGAGGTCACTTGGGAATGAGTGGTTCAGAAAGCCAGCTCCTCCCCCTACATCAGCGTTAAACAGCTTTTCTTCCCAGAACTCTTCACTAGTAGAATCAGACAAGACAACTGGCCCAACCCGCCAAGAAGGAGAGTCCTACCTTAGTACTGCCTGTGTAATGACAGATGACTCTTTCGATATTCTAGAGTGGTGGAAGACGAACGAGCCTACCTACCCACGACTATCCCAAGTGGcgaaggatatactagcaATACCAATTGCTCAGGTTGGGGTTGAAAGAGTTTTCAATGTTGCTAAGGATGTTATTGGTAGTCGGAGGCACCGACTATCTGCCCGGACAATACAGCAGATAATGGTTCTTAAGGATACAATATctcaagaggaagaacaGGGTCTAGACTACCTAGTTGCTCAATTAGGGGAGGATGGAGAGCCAATTGACGAGGTTAATGATCTTTTTGAGCTTCCAGCCTCGTTAGAGCATACCTTCGATATAGATGAGGAGAACCAGActacagaagaagagtcggaggaagaggtccaggaggagcgtcaattgccacctcgaaagcgccagcgtcctCAGCGCTACCGTGATAATTAG